A stretch of Roseofilum reptotaenium CS-1145 DNA encodes these proteins:
- a CDS encoding family 2 glycosyl transferase: MTWDVCLEYANGNQTILKTYCHRETALKLIDLIYSTYGYPMHVAYIVRPSQARSALNLVVPA; encoded by the coding sequence ATGACTTGGGATGTTTGTCTTGAATATGCCAATGGAAATCAAACCATACTCAAAACCTATTGCCATCGGGAAACTGCACTCAAGCTTATTGATTTGATCTATTCGACCTATGGCTATCCCATGCATGTTGCTTATATTGTGCGTCCAAGCCAAGCCAGGTCAGCGTTGAACTTAGTTGTTCCCGCTTAA
- a CDS encoding ABC transporter permease — translation MPELRRLFSLETLAPLVLGILVLSVWEISVSLTHTPSYILPGPILILNTLIQDRSILLPAMLVTLKITIVAFLVAMVSGLFLAMIMAQSKWIEKSLYPYAIILQTIPMAAIAPLIVIWMRNNTFAALVICAWIIAFFPIVSNTTFGLNSLDPNLKDLFKLYQASRWQTLLYLRLPSALPYFFAGLRISGGLALIGAVVAEIVAGTGGMNSGLAYQILLASYNLQIPRMFAALLLIGILGILIFIFLNRLSSQILGKWHDSSTSLDP, via the coding sequence ATGCCAGAATTGCGCCGTTTGTTTTCCCTAGAAACCCTAGCTCCTCTTGTTCTCGGAATACTGGTACTCTCGGTTTGGGAAATCTCTGTATCCCTAACCCATACCCCGAGCTACATTCTACCGGGGCCAATTCTGATTCTGAACACCTTAATTCAAGATCGATCAATCCTCTTGCCCGCGATGCTCGTTACCTTAAAAATTACGATCGTTGCTTTTCTCGTGGCTATGGTTTCTGGATTATTCCTGGCAATGATTATGGCACAGAGTAAGTGGATTGAAAAAAGTTTGTATCCCTACGCAATTATACTGCAAACGATTCCCATGGCGGCGATCGCTCCCCTGATCGTCATTTGGATGCGTAATAATACCTTTGCCGCCCTAGTCATCTGCGCTTGGATTATCGCCTTTTTCCCCATCGTCTCTAACACCACCTTTGGCCTCAATAGCCTCGATCCTAACCTTAAAGACCTCTTCAAACTTTATCAAGCATCCCGATGGCAAACCCTACTGTACCTCAGACTACCCAGTGCGTTACCCTATTTTTTTGCTGGATTACGCATTAGTGGTGGATTAGCCTTAATTGGCGCTGTAGTTGCTGAAATCGTTGCCGGTACAGGTGGCATGAATTCAGGATTAGCCTATCAAATCCTCTTAGCCAGTTATAACCTACAAATTCCTCGTATGTTTGCCGCATTATTACTCATTGGGATCTTGGGAATTCTAATTTTTATCTTCTTAAATCGTTTATCAAGCCAGATTTTAGGCAAGTGGCATGACAGTTCAACCTCCTTAGACCCCTAA
- a CDS encoding methyltransferase domain-containing protein, whose product MYLFYSLGLLLLLLGGGITLYLATPRRYQSSETVAHSYDEWTEDGILEFYWGEHIHLGHYGSPPTRKDFLTAKSDFVHEMVKWGELDKFPRGTTVLDVGCGIGGSSRILAKDYGFSVTGVTISPQQVQRAQELTPEGVDAKFMVNDALALSFPDASFDVVWSIEAGPHMPDKAQYAREMMRVLKPGGRLVVADWNQRDDRQQPLNFWEKPVMRQLLDQWSHPAFSSIEGFAELIEETGLVSGEVTTADWTTETLPSWLDSIWQGIARPKGLWLFGVSGFIKSLREVPTMLLMRLAFGARLCRFGMFRAVRGSATPQSVEKSQAKEVQLLNS is encoded by the coding sequence ATGTACTTATTCTACTCTCTGGGATTGTTGCTTTTACTCCTAGGAGGAGGGATTACGCTCTATCTCGCAACCCCTCGCCGTTATCAATCTTCCGAGACGGTGGCTCATTCTTATGACGAATGGACTGAAGACGGAATTTTAGAATTTTACTGGGGCGAACATATTCACCTGGGTCATTATGGGTCGCCACCGACACGGAAAGATTTTCTCACCGCTAAATCGGACTTTGTGCATGAAATGGTTAAGTGGGGAGAATTGGATAAATTCCCCCGTGGGACAACAGTATTAGATGTGGGTTGTGGCATTGGGGGTAGCAGCCGCATTCTCGCCAAAGATTACGGTTTTTCGGTTACGGGGGTGACAATTAGCCCGCAACAAGTGCAGCGCGCCCAGGAATTAACCCCTGAAGGAGTCGATGCCAAATTTATGGTTAATGATGCCCTGGCATTATCTTTCCCCGATGCCAGTTTTGACGTGGTTTGGTCCATTGAAGCCGGTCCCCATATGCCGGATAAAGCCCAATATGCGCGAGAAATGATGCGGGTGTTAAAACCCGGTGGTCGGCTAGTTGTGGCGGACTGGAACCAAAGAGACGATCGCCAACAGCCCCTAAATTTCTGGGAAAAACCAGTCATGCGCCAACTGCTCGATCAGTGGTCTCATCCCGCTTTTTCTAGTATTGAAGGCTTTGCCGAACTGATAGAAGAAACGGGACTGGTTTCTGGGGAAGTGACAACCGCCGATTGGACTACAGAAACTCTGCCTTCATGGCTCGATTCTATCTGGCAAGGAATTGCTCGACCTAAAGGATTATGGCTGTTTGGGGTCTCGGGATTTATCAAATCTTTGCGAGAAGTGCCCACGATGCTGTTAATGCGTCTGGCATTTGGTGCTCGGTTGTGCCGGTTTGGGATGTTCCGCGCTGTGCGAGGGAGTGCAACCCCTCAGTCCGTAGAGAAGTCTCAAGCGAAAGAGGTTCAGTTGTTGAACAGTTAG
- a CDS encoding redoxin domain-containing protein, giving the protein MVVMEDMGTPIGSYAPDFEVPGVDDQVHHLARYMEKYQVIGVLFMGNQCPYVIELLEDLKQLQQEREPQGMTLVGMNANQGSKNSGENFEQMKVFAQDHQLNFPYLRDVTQDVAKSFGATQTPELFLLNHEGRLCYRRGMTKEQSAVKQWIEDIRGAIAQMLQGEPVTYPIPESLVGTPIQWRS; this is encoded by the coding sequence ATGGTGGTCATGGAAGACATGGGAACTCCCATCGGTAGCTATGCGCCAGATTTTGAAGTACCAGGTGTGGATGATCAGGTGCATCATCTGGCTCGCTATATGGAAAAATATCAGGTGATTGGTGTGCTATTTATGGGTAACCAATGCCCGTATGTTATTGAGCTTCTTGAGGATTTAAAGCAACTTCAGCAAGAAAGAGAACCTCAAGGGATGACCTTGGTGGGGATGAATGCCAATCAGGGTTCCAAGAATTCAGGGGAGAATTTTGAGCAAATGAAGGTCTTTGCTCAAGACCATCAGCTTAATTTTCCCTATCTGCGGGATGTAACTCAAGATGTGGCAAAAAGTTTTGGGGCAACTCAGACTCCAGAGCTATTTCTACTCAATCATGAGGGGAGATTATGCTATCGCCGGGGGATGACTAAAGAGCAGAGCGCAGTAAAGCAGTGGATTGAAGATATCCGTGGGGCGATCGCCCAAATGTTGCAAGGAGAACCGGTAACCTATCCCATTCCCGAATCCTTAGTTGGTACTCCCATTCAATGGCGCTCCTGA
- a CDS encoding zinc ribbon domain-containing protein → MAKEDARGSSQECPDCGAKVAKSLSDRWHQCSCGCSMPRDVASGLVYSIDFKSAVGRTVLKMPLETVWRGCPLGHLVKCL, encoded by the coding sequence GTGGCCAAAGAGGATGCAAGGGGCAGTAGTCAGGAGTGTCCGGATTGTGGAGCTAAGGTCGCCAAGTCCCTCTCAGACCGATGGCATCAATGTTCCTGTGGCTGTTCTATGCCTCGTGATGTGGCCAGCGGCTTGGTCTACTCCATAGATTTCAAAAGCGCTGTGGGGCGCACAGTGCTGAAAATGCCCCTGGAGACGGTCTGGCGGGGGTGTCCTTTGGGGCATCTAGTCAAGTGTCTGTGA
- a CDS encoding alginate O-acetyltransferase AlgX-related protein, translating to MPHLKTFQQFLKQFLIITVISFIFTEIGFRVYNYINPSFIFYDKSYGRFRGKPFSKHYDFTLNSQGYKDLEFEEQKAEGIYRIVGIGDSFAFGVVPYEENYYTLVEEQLQAQNQSIELYNFGIPNLNPKDYLAVLVNEGLNYSPDMIIVSFFMGNDFLDSQDQNLSQPLYTYSYVLSFFKFLWEIQKSYEGEWELPENIVYDDNMKVFSDENYLGMEMRRSQIFIKDNPEFSQTFDYAMEFIEQINEIAKQRNIELLVVIIPDEVQVNMELQNQVVVGMNMQPEQLDFSLPNRLLTERLSSLNINSLDLLEPFQQVSETTRLYRPNDSHWNIAGNRLAATEIYKVVLPKLAQSRADMER from the coding sequence ATGCCCCACCTCAAGACCTTTCAGCAGTTTTTGAAACAATTCTTGATTATCACGGTCATTTCTTTTATCTTTACTGAGATTGGATTTCGAGTTTATAATTATATCAATCCTAGTTTTATCTTTTATGACAAATCTTATGGTCGTTTTCGCGGGAAACCTTTTTCTAAACATTATGATTTCACCTTGAATTCCCAGGGTTATAAAGATTTGGAATTTGAGGAGCAAAAAGCAGAAGGGATATACAGAATTGTCGGGATAGGAGACTCTTTTGCCTTTGGTGTTGTCCCCTATGAGGAAAATTATTACACGCTGGTTGAAGAGCAATTGCAAGCACAAAATCAATCGATAGAACTTTATAATTTTGGCATCCCTAACCTCAATCCTAAAGATTATCTAGCGGTCTTGGTCAATGAGGGGTTGAATTATAGTCCTGACATGATTATTGTTTCCTTTTTCATGGGTAATGATTTCTTGGATAGCCAAGATCAAAATCTATCTCAACCCCTCTACACGTATTCTTATGTCCTCTCATTTTTCAAATTCCTCTGGGAAATCCAAAAAAGTTATGAAGGAGAGTGGGAACTCCCGGAAAATATAGTTTATGACGATAATATGAAAGTTTTCAGTGATGAGAATTATCTCGGAATGGAGATGCGACGCAGTCAAATTTTTATCAAAGACAACCCTGAATTCAGTCAAACGTTTGACTATGCGATGGAATTTATTGAGCAAATTAATGAGATAGCTAAACAGCGAAATATAGAACTTTTAGTGGTCATAATTCCGGATGAAGTTCAAGTGAATATGGAGTTGCAAAATCAAGTTGTTGTGGGGATGAATATGCAGCCGGAACAACTTGATTTCTCCTTGCCAAATCGGTTGCTTACCGAAAGACTATCATCCCTAAATATTAATTCTCTAGACTTGTTAGAACCTTTCCAACAGGTATCCGAAACAACTCGCCTATATCGCCCCAATGATAGCCATTGGAATATTGCTGGAAATCGATTGGCTGCGACAGAAATTTATAAGGTTGTTTTGCCAAAGTTAGCTCAATCTAGGGCAGATATGGAACGTTAA
- a CDS encoding ABC transporter ATP-binding protein, with the protein METQKPIATLEKVSKRFDSQSWAIADLNLNLYPSEILSIVGPSGCGKSTLLRIIAGLTSLSSGTLHWHNSGQSNQLAFVFQDAALMPWATVWQNVFLPLKLGGVPQKKAQEKIQEALELVQLNQVSQSYPRQLSGGMKMRVSIARALVNNPQVLLMDEPFGALDDITRTQLNDELLNLWSQKRWTIVFVTHNIYEAVYLSHRVIVMGTAPGRIVAEIPIHEPYPRNSSFRGAIAYTEYYQQVATALSEAITPH; encoded by the coding sequence ATGGAGACTCAAAAACCGATCGCGACTCTAGAGAAGGTTAGCAAACGTTTTGATAGCCAAAGTTGGGCGATCGCCGATCTCAACCTAAACCTCTATCCCTCAGAGATTCTCAGCATCGTCGGTCCGTCAGGATGCGGCAAAAGTACCCTACTGCGAATCATTGCGGGCTTAACATCCCTCAGTTCCGGTACTCTGCACTGGCACAATTCTGGACAGAGTAACCAACTCGCGTTTGTGTTTCAAGACGCAGCATTAATGCCTTGGGCAACCGTGTGGCAGAATGTCTTCTTACCCCTAAAATTGGGCGGTGTGCCCCAGAAAAAAGCCCAGGAGAAGATTCAAGAAGCTCTGGAATTGGTGCAGTTAAATCAAGTTTCTCAATCGTATCCCCGGCAACTGTCTGGAGGGATGAAAATGCGCGTTTCTATAGCTAGAGCGCTGGTGAATAATCCCCAAGTATTATTAATGGATGAACCGTTTGGAGCCTTAGATGATATTACCCGCACTCAATTAAATGATGAACTATTAAATTTGTGGAGCCAAAAACGCTGGACAATTGTGTTTGTCACTCATAATATCTATGAAGCAGTTTATTTATCCCATCGAGTGATCGTGATGGGAACAGCTCCCGGACGCATTGTTGCCGAAATTCCGATTCACGAACCCTATCCCCGCAATTCGAGTTTTCGGGGAGCGATCGCCTATACTGAGTATTACCAACAAGTCGCTACCGCCCTATCTGAAGCCATCACGCCTCACTAG
- the tnpA gene encoding IS200/IS605 family transposase, which yields MPQQLNTLYHCSYSIHFHLVACTKYRRKCITRPMLNRLKEIFSETLQKWEAELIEFNGEADHIHLLMSVNPKVQPSKLVNNLKTVSSRLIRKEFADHLGKVYRKPMFWSRSYCIISCGGAPISVLKQYIQQQAEIE from the coding sequence ATGCCACAACAATTAAACACTCTCTATCACTGTTCTTACAGCATTCACTTTCACTTGGTCGCCTGCACCAAATATCGCCGCAAGTGCATTACCCGACCAATGCTGAACAGACTCAAAGAGATATTCTCAGAAACTCTGCAGAAGTGGGAGGCAGAGCTGATTGAGTTTAATGGTGAAGCGGATCATATCCACTTGCTAATGTCTGTAAACCCCAAGGTTCAGCCGTCCAAGTTGGTCAACAACCTGAAGACTGTTTCCAGTCGCCTAATTCGCAAAGAATTTGCAGATCATCTAGGTAAGGTTTACCGCAAGCCTATGTTCTGGAGTCGTTCGTACTGCATTATTTCCTGTGGTGGAGCACCTATCTCAGTCCTAAAACAGTACATTCAACAGCAAGCAGAGATTGAGTAA
- a CDS encoding 4Fe-4S single cluster domain-containing protein, whose product MSYPKSPPIPANHLNIMGYVDESEVNGPGCRAVVWVQGCTRACSGCFNPASWSFEINQLISIDTLAEKIASNPRNQGVTFSGGEPFWQAPGLANLARQLKAKGFNIMSFTGFTVEQLRAKGAPEGAQELLDQLDILIDGPYIESLAIHSPTSPVSSSNQRVHILNPEFENAISWASDQMEIHILKDGTRLVTGYRGQMTLAEL is encoded by the coding sequence ATGAGTTACCCTAAATCTCCACCTATTCCCGCCAACCATCTCAACATCATGGGATATGTAGACGAGTCGGAAGTTAATGGCCCAGGATGTCGCGCTGTGGTCTGGGTTCAAGGCTGTACTCGCGCTTGTTCTGGCTGTTTTAATCCCGCTTCTTGGTCGTTTGAGATTAATCAACTGATCTCCATTGATACCCTAGCAGAAAAAATTGCCAGTAATCCCCGCAATCAAGGGGTGACCTTTTCTGGAGGAGAACCTTTTTGGCAGGCTCCAGGACTGGCTAACTTGGCTCGTCAGCTTAAAGCGAAGGGATTCAATATTATGTCATTTACGGGTTTTACCGTAGAGCAGTTAAGGGCCAAAGGTGCGCCGGAAGGGGCACAAGAGTTACTCGATCAACTGGATATTCTGATTGATGGTCCTTATATAGAATCTTTAGCAATTCATTCCCCCACTTCTCCCGTTTCTTCGAGTAATCAGCGGGTTCATATCCTGAATCCAGAATTTGAAAATGCGATTAGTTGGGCGAGCGATCAAATGGAAATCCATATTCTCAAAGATGGCACTCGCTTAGTCACGGGGTATCGCGGCCAGATGACTTTGGCTGAATTGTAG
- the ispF gene encoding 2-C-methyl-D-erythritol 2,4-cyclodiphosphate synthase → MNIRIGNGYDIHQLGPNRPLILGGVNIPHELGLVGHSDADVLTHAIMDAMLGALSLGDIGHYFPPSDPQWKGADSLILLGQVNGLLLDRGWQVVNIDSVVVAERPKLKAHLSEMSDRLSNILTLQPDQISIKATTNEKLGPVGREEGIAAYAVTLLEKT, encoded by the coding sequence ATGAACATTCGGATCGGTAATGGTTACGATATCCATCAACTTGGCCCAAACCGCCCCTTGATTTTAGGAGGGGTAAACATTCCTCATGAACTTGGGTTAGTCGGCCATAGTGATGCCGATGTACTGACTCATGCCATTATGGATGCCATGCTCGGAGCTTTAAGCTTAGGAGACATCGGCCATTATTTTCCCCCCAGCGACCCCCAATGGAAAGGGGCGGATAGCCTAATATTACTGGGTCAGGTTAATGGCTTACTACTTGACCGAGGTTGGCAGGTGGTGAATATTGATTCTGTAGTGGTGGCCGAGCGCCCGAAATTGAAGGCTCATTTATCGGAAATGAGCGATCGCCTCTCAAACATCTTAACCCTACAACCCGATCAAATTAGCATTAAAGCCACCACCAACGAAAAACTCGGCCCAGTCGGTCGTGAAGAGGGGATAGCCGCCTATGCAGTTACCCTTCTAGAAAAGACGTAA
- a CDS encoding aldo/keto reductase — translation MPVFGMGTWMLGGKLEPSPDRCERSDTDSIVRAIDAGLTHIDTAEIYAGGYAEEAIAKAISGYDRSTLFLVSKVSSAHLRYNDLIESAKQSLARLKTDYLDLYLIHEPNPNIPMEETMNAMAYLKDNGYILNIGVSNFSTERVKAAQKLIDAPIVANQVHYNLKFREPEILGLLEYCQATNMMLIAWRPIQKGLLSTGGIPILDEMCEKYAKSPAQIAINWLISQPNVVTLSTMRTLEHLEENLGALGWEMEAEDIEKLRSLFPEQQTISDVPLISSVE, via the coding sequence ATGCCAGTTTTTGGCATGGGAACATGGATGTTAGGAGGGAAACTAGAACCGAGTCCAGACCGATGCGAGCGATCTGATACGGACTCTATTGTGCGAGCGATTGATGCGGGATTAACCCATATCGATACTGCGGAAATTTATGCTGGGGGATATGCAGAGGAAGCGATCGCTAAAGCTATATCAGGCTACGATCGATCAACGCTATTCCTAGTGTCAAAAGTTTCATCTGCCCATCTGCGATACAACGACTTAATAGAATCAGCAAAGCAAAGTCTAGCTCGATTGAAAACCGATTATCTCGATCTTTATCTGATTCATGAACCCAATCCTAATATTCCCATGGAAGAAACGATGAATGCCATGGCTTATCTTAAAGATAACGGTTATATTTTGAATATTGGGGTCAGCAATTTCAGCACGGAGCGAGTTAAAGCGGCACAAAAACTCATTGATGCGCCTATTGTGGCTAACCAAGTGCATTATAATCTCAAGTTTCGCGAACCTGAAATTCTTGGATTATTAGAGTACTGTCAGGCTACCAACATGATGTTAATTGCTTGGCGACCGATTCAGAAAGGATTGCTCTCGACTGGTGGGATTCCTATTTTGGATGAAATGTGTGAAAAATATGCAAAATCCCCTGCTCAAATTGCTATTAATTGGTTGATTTCACAGCCGAATGTTGTTACGCTTTCAACAATGCGAACTTTAGAGCATCTTGAAGAAAATTTAGGGGCACTGGGTTGGGAAATGGAGGCTGAAGATATCGAAAAACTGCGGTCTCTTTTTCCAGAGCAGCAAACGATTTCCGATGTGCCTTTAATCTCGTCAGTCGAATAA
- the pyrH gene encoding UMP kinase has translation MGTGYQRILLKLSGEALMGSLAYGIDPAIVHNIAEQVAEVVSSGIQIAIVVGGGNIFRGVKGAAAGMERATADYIGMIATVMNAMTLQDALEQMDVPTRVQTAIAMQEVAEPYIRRRAMRHLEKGRVVIFGAGSGNPFFTTDTTAALRAAEINAEVIFKATKVDGVYDSDPKTNPEAKRYESLTYQHVLAHELQVMDSTAIALCKDNDIPILVFDLSVKGNIRRAVMGESVGTVVGGSCAIK, from the coding sequence ATGGGGACAGGTTATCAGCGCATATTACTCAAACTTAGTGGTGAGGCCTTAATGGGAAGCCTGGCCTATGGCATTGATCCCGCGATCGTGCATAATATTGCCGAACAAGTGGCAGAAGTTGTATCGAGTGGCATACAAATCGCCATTGTCGTTGGTGGAGGAAATATTTTCCGGGGTGTGAAAGGGGCAGCCGCTGGGATGGAGCGGGCAACAGCCGACTATATTGGTATGATTGCCACGGTGATGAATGCCATGACTTTACAAGATGCCCTAGAACAAATGGATGTCCCGACTCGGGTCCAAACGGCGATCGCCATGCAGGAAGTGGCAGAACCCTATATCCGTCGCCGAGCCATGCGTCACTTAGAAAAGGGACGGGTGGTCATTTTTGGCGCGGGTTCGGGCAATCCGTTCTTTACCACTGATACTACGGCTGCTTTAAGGGCAGCCGAAATTAATGCGGAGGTAATTTTTAAGGCGACTAAGGTCGATGGTGTCTATGATAGCGACCCCAAAACTAATCCAGAAGCCAAACGCTATGAAAGCTTAACCTATCAGCATGTTTTGGCTCACGAATTGCAAGTGATGGATAGTACGGCGATCGCTTTGTGTAAAGATAATGATATTCCCATTTTGGTCTTTGACCTGTCGGTGAAAGGCAATATTCGTCGCGCCGTCATGGGAGAGTCAGTTGGAACAGTTGTAGGAGGTTCCTGTGCAATTAAGTGA
- the frr gene encoding ribosome recycling factor, which yields MQKAVESTRHSFNTIRTGRANSSLLDRVMVEYYGTPTPLKSLANISTPDSSTLMIQPYDKSTLSLIEKAISLSDVGLTPNNDGQVVRLNIPPLTEERRKEFVKQAAKLAEDGRVSVRSNRRQGIEDTRKKEKNGDITEDESRNLQDEIQKLTDKYIKKIDDLLADKEKDITKV from the coding sequence ATGCAGAAGGCGGTTGAGTCTACTCGCCATTCTTTTAATACCATTCGGACTGGACGGGCTAATAGTTCGCTTCTAGACCGAGTGATGGTCGAATATTATGGTACGCCGACTCCTCTAAAATCCCTGGCGAATATTAGTACCCCGGATTCGAGTACCCTGATGATTCAACCCTACGATAAATCCACCTTAAGTCTGATTGAAAAGGCGATTTCTCTATCGGATGTGGGATTAACTCCCAATAATGATGGTCAGGTGGTTCGCTTGAATATTCCTCCCTTAACGGAAGAGCGTCGTAAAGAGTTTGTCAAACAAGCGGCAAAGTTAGCAGAAGATGGGCGCGTTTCCGTGCGTAGTAACCGCCGCCAAGGAATTGAAGATACACGGAAAAAAGAGAAAAATGGCGATATTACCGAGGATGAATCTCGAAATTTGCAAGATGAGATTCAAAAGCTAACAGACAAATATATTAAGAAAATTGATGATCTGTTAGCTGACAAAGAGAAAGATATTACCAAAGTCTAA
- a CDS encoding PEP-CTERM sorting domain-containing protein, with translation MNQRHLSIGLGSSLSLGLMLTALTAIGSESAHAATLSGQKWDGSSTSLTWNESNAVTGGSIVSGSLNSFGASLNGLLGSSQTVGEILGKEPGTFVDLGHNGNVGTIELDWGGNLLANEDGNDLVVYENGGIGAPEAFAVSVRKAGETDFSEYLYQFSDHFSATYQVFATVFDLSSFGLGAGDAIDAIRIRNLAPSDLVSGSDGQGFLGGSYTAFTHAGGSGFDINTKLDADITYVAGLNDVFTPLPPSEQPSDVPEPSAILGLVGVGLLGLGTRLRARQR, from the coding sequence ATGAATCAACGTCATCTGTCCATTGGGTTAGGATCTTCCCTGAGTTTGGGTCTAATGCTCACAGCATTGACCGCCATCGGTTCTGAATCCGCCCATGCTGCCACCTTAAGTGGCCAGAAATGGGATGGTTCATCGACCAGTTTGACCTGGAATGAAAGTAATGCGGTCACTGGAGGGTCAATAGTATCTGGAAGTCTGAACTCTTTTGGCGCAAGCTTGAATGGACTTTTAGGCAGCAGTCAAACGGTGGGGGAAATTCTCGGAAAAGAACCTGGAACTTTTGTCGATTTAGGACACAACGGAAATGTTGGCACTATTGAGTTGGATTGGGGGGGAAATCTCCTAGCCAATGAAGATGGTAACGACCTAGTCGTATATGAAAATGGTGGTATTGGAGCGCCAGAAGCCTTTGCGGTTTCTGTTCGTAAAGCTGGAGAAACAGATTTTAGCGAATATCTCTACCAGTTTAGTGACCACTTCTCTGCAACGTATCAAGTCTTCGCCACCGTATTTGATTTAAGTTCCTTTGGGTTAGGTGCAGGAGATGCGATTGATGCCATTCGTATTCGTAATCTTGCTCCCAGTGATTTAGTGAGTGGGAGTGATGGTCAAGGATTTCTTGGAGGTAGCTATACCGCTTTTACCCATGCTGGAGGCAGTGGTTTCGATATCAATACTAAACTTGATGCTGACATTACTTATGTAGCTGGTCTCAATGATGTTTTTACTCCACTCCCACCATCTGAGCAACCTTCGGATGTTCCCGAACCTTCTGCCATTCTAGGTTTAGTGGGGGTAGGATTATTGGGTTTAGGAACTCGCTTAAGAGCGCGTCAGCGTTAG
- a CDS encoding geranylgeranyl reductase family protein, with amino-acid sequence MFDCMIVGAGPAGATAAYHLAKRGRSVAIVEQAALPRFKPCGGGVSPAIAEYFDFDLDPIISLKVNQLRYTWQLDDPVNVKLQEKQMFIVRRDSFDEFLVKQAQNQGAVLKDDTPVTGIEWKSDRWELKTAKGAIEGRYLIAADGAKGPMAKWLKVKQGKEKRAGMLHISGLTLEETPPLHFDFGSLKNGFIWNFPQSDGYAISATAFQGGDAKKLQETLESYTQSSGIAQGGTVQYHEHSVRLWDGDRPLHTQNALVAGEAAQIVDPLSGEGIRPSIFTGVKAAEAIDQAIGGNGNALETYTQTLSEQWGADMKWAARISGVFYKFPKVSYRVGVKQPAASRIMSKILCGQLSYAEVAGAAIKQLGSGLFK; translated from the coding sequence ATGTTTGATTGCATGATTGTTGGAGCAGGGCCGGCTGGGGCAACAGCGGCTTATCATTTAGCCAAACGAGGCCGTTCTGTGGCGATCGTAGAACAAGCGGCTCTTCCTCGGTTTAAACCCTGTGGTGGGGGAGTGTCTCCAGCGATCGCCGAATATTTTGATTTTGATCTCGACCCTATAATTAGCTTGAAGGTGAACCAACTGCGCTACACCTGGCAACTCGACGATCCGGTAAACGTCAAGCTACAAGAAAAACAGATGTTCATCGTGCGCCGGGATAGCTTCGATGAGTTTCTGGTCAAACAGGCTCAAAATCAAGGAGCAGTTCTTAAGGATGACACCCCAGTAACGGGAATTGAGTGGAAAAGTGATCGCTGGGAGCTGAAAACTGCTAAAGGAGCGATCGAAGGCCGCTATCTGATCGCTGCTGATGGAGCCAAAGGACCAATGGCTAAATGGCTTAAAGTCAAACAGGGTAAGGAAAAACGAGCAGGCATGTTACACATCTCTGGGCTAACCCTTGAGGAAACTCCTCCCCTACACTTTGATTTTGGCAGCCTCAAAAATGGATTTATTTGGAACTTCCCCCAAAGCGATGGCTATGCAATTAGCGCCACTGCGTTTCAGGGAGGAGATGCTAAAAAGCTCCAAGAGACTCTAGAGAGCTATACCCAATCGAGTGGCATTGCCCAAGGGGGAACGGTTCAATATCATGAGCATTCTGTGCGCTTGTGGGATGGAGATCGCCCCTTGCACACTCAAAATGCTCTTGTTGCTGGGGAAGCCGCCCAAATTGTCGATCCTCTCTCTGGAGAAGGCATCCGTCCCTCCATTTTTACCGGAGTCAAAGCAGCAGAGGCGATCGATCAGGCGATCGGTGGCAATGGTAATGCCCTAGAAACCTACACCCAAACCCTTTCCGAACAATGGGGAGCAGATATGAAATGGGCGGCTCGTATTAGTGGTGTATTTTATAAGTTCCCCAAAGTCAGTTATCGGGTAGGCGTTAAACAACCAGCCGCTAGTAGAATCATGAGTAAAATCCTCTGTGGGCAACTCAGCTATGCAGAAGTAGCGGGAGCCGCCATTAAACAACTCGGTAGCGGACTATTCAAGTAG